GATCCAGAAAAGCCAGTGCTGGGTCCTAAAGCCCTCCATTATACAGAAGCTTATAAATGCTTATAAAAGCATGCGTCAATGTACTAATAAGTGCAAATCATCAGAAATTAGCATTCACACATACATCTAAATGTTAACCCTTAATCAAAGATATCCCTATATATAATCCctaaatagtgtatatatagtgtaagATATTTCTATTTCTAGTATAAACCtagtatgtatttatatatatattttttattatatttactagtaaaaaaaaatattttttaactacaaatatttttttaaaataaagaaccaTAGTTTAGAGCAAACATTAAGAGGACAACATTAAGAGAAACTTTTGTATATTACAAACAGATATTTGACAATTTAGTCACTGATTAAATATCActgttttgttattaattagCTTTGGTAATTTGGGAAGCAATATAATCTACCGTATGAAGTACACTTATGATATTCAAATATACTTATGTTATAGCACAGTgataaaacatatataacacTACATTCCACATTCCATATCTCTCATTGCCATAACTCTTCTACCTGCCACCCAAACTCCTACATATTTAGCCCAAGTTGTCCCATACTCATTCATTTGTATTAATTTGGCAACAGTACGCACAATTCATACACCATATCTCTAATAAATTACCACTAATAATGCATTTCTGTAGTATTATGCTACAGTAAGAATTCACAACTGCTTTTTATTCCATATTTTATTCTCCTGTGATATCAGAACAGATGTTAGTTCTGTAACCTAAACTGGACACCTAACCATGCTCTTTAATCCAACTGAGATCATTTCACTCCTCCAAATAAATCACAAAGAAATCAGCTCTTAGCCGTTCTTTTTTCCCATGCTGTTAACGTCATTGGGAAGGTCACTTTAAGGCAGCGAGCTAGTGGAAGGTGGCCTCCCTATTCAGCCTTTCTCTTCTGCTGCAGGCCTGCTTCAATGTGACGCAGCTCTTTTGGCACAAAAAGCTAAATAGACAGAGCAGTGTGCAACTTCAGCTGACGAGAGcgcaacagacacacagaaaaggATTAGCACACATTATGAGCTAAAACTGCAATGAAGCATTTATATCTTTCTTTTAAAGATAATACACAGAAACAACTAGGAGCAGGTGAAAAATAATCACTAATTACAGACCCACCACTGCCTTATATTTCATTACATATGCAGTAACCATCAAAATTACACCACAGTTACCATTGTACAAAATGTGCATCTGTTTGGTTACTAATGCACCTTAACTGCGGCTCTTATGTTCCCTTAACAGATCTCCAGCTAAGTGGGTCTTTCATCTAGGCAGACATCCTAATGACAGGAACTACAACAGACCCATTGCAGAGAAAAGTAGAAAGAGGACTAATCAGAGGAGCTAAGAATACATGAGGGACGTAAAGAAATTGGAGGAAAAGATTAAGAAGTGTAGCTGGAGAAGAGTTACACACTGTTGAGGTTCtactttaaaaagtaaattttaactcaacatttttaacagaaacagaaaagttCTCCCTGACAGACGTTGGCTAAAGCATGATGAAACCATGTAAAACAGAAAGATGGAAGATATTTACAGTAAGATGCTAAATAAACTGACTGATGCTTTTATTTATGCTATTAAATTacatcataaataaaacatttttttttatatatgatgtaattttttttatgtggtcatatttataattacagtattaatattagtatgtGCGCTGAAACCTGGACAGGAAGCCATTCATTTAGATGAAAGCAATACAACTTTGGATTAAGCCTttttggctaaaaaaaaaaaaaaaaaaaaaacaacaactaatgACTGACAAAGTGCACGCCTTATTCTTTGTAATGGTCATAGGCTGTGTCCAATTAGCAATGATCATGTGATGTTCGATAAAGATCTAGCATTCTGTTTTGAGTTTTGGTCAGTGTGTTACTgaatttatgttttgttttgttaaaatgttcaaCACTTACACTCATCagaataaaatcagaaaataaatgtaactgaacCCTTTTTGGATACTATGAACCCTCATTTATCCAATAAACCATTAAAGATCCCTTGAATATTAATTTTTTACTAAGATTGTAATAATTTGGCATGGAAATAAACTGACAATATAGACAATATTCTTAAATGatgaacacttttattcaaagctatttacaaatttactttaattaaGTACATATTTACTttaaggccttgctcagggtcagCATTGGAGAATCATTAAAAACCCTGGCATTTGAAACAACTTTTCAGACACTAGTGCTATAGGAGAACTGGGAATCATTGTGTTTCAGACAATCTGCAGGACTCCTCAGACATTCATGGAATAAAACcttgaataaacaataaatttcACAGTACAAGTGACACTGGGGTGGTATACTTCAAAATGTCTTCATGTACTTTTTACCCGGAAAAGTGATAAAGGTTACCTTTAAATTTCACTAAATCTCTTTGAGACTACATCAGTGGGTCAGAGCTACAATATACAGagctacagtacagtgcagctagagtatacacacacacacacacacacacacacacacatgcaatatatatatataccttgaCATGTGGAATACCTACCACTTGGTCCGCATTTGAGAGGGGATGAGTGGATGACAGCATTCAATAGGAGTAACTCTGAGAGGAAATTTACATTGCTGTGCATTGCTGTGGGGAAAATAAATCATCTGTGCAgtaccttttgtgtgtgtgtgtttcccagtTTTCCCAGGAATAGGATCCAGCTTCACTGCAACTCTGACCAGCATAAAGCAGGTACTGGAGATTTCtaactgatttttgttttgtatttaaccATCTTCAGGCAATTAAAGGCTTTGCATGCTGagctttttttatgtaaacaatCTCAAGCATAAAAATAAGTCACTTAAAACTGATGccaacatttttaatattttttacttcaaataGATTAGTTGTACTGCAGTTGCTTGCGGAGAAAAGACACCTTAAACTCTTTTAGTCGCtctcagtaactgctttatcgaAAGAAAAATAACACTAGGGGAAATATGTCATATATGTACTGTCACCCAGCATCTGCCTAAAATGTGGAGCTAAAAGGTTACTAAACCCACTGTTCTGTGATGAGCCagaattttgttaaataaactttttttaatgtttataatgatttcagAACATAAGACAGCCAAAAAATGTGCCTTCTGATATGCTTGAATTGGCTGAAAAATTAATGTATTTGTAATTACAATGAAACACAAGACAATgacttttttattacattagtatttaaaaagtttaataaacacaattttattttgaagaaatatttattcaatataCAGAGCATGACTCGTTTAGCATCTGTACTTAAAAATGTTgggaaaacacaaacatttattgaaaATTAGTTTTATTAAATTGTACATTGACAAGATTAACTATTAAGGCTGTAATGGTAAAACAATATAAAGGTATTAAGCATGCTTCAGTAATCAAAGTAAATATGATTAATACAGCAAAAAGGAAACACAGGATATAAATATTCACACAAAACAATCCCCAGAATCCAGTTTTACTGTAATCACTTCTTTATAAATGCAACACCATCACTGGAGTTATTTACTGTTATACTAAACAGTCCTAAGATTATAtgcatatttaaacaaaaggaAGTTGATGAGCCTGCCACAAAGTGATGGCCAAACAAACTCCTCCTCCTTGTGGGATTCCAGGTTGTGGTAGAGTTTCTGACTGCATCATAGAAGTGAACAATAACACCCTCTCTACTTTAGCAGCAAACTACAGGGCGGTCTAACGAGTGCTTCGGCAAGGCCGAAATCCCTTTCTCACTGAGATGAGTTTCAGCTCCCATGCACCAAAAGGGTCTCACAGGGTAATATTGCCTTTGTTCCTGTTAAGGATAACCAGCTGCCCTGACCCGGGTGTACGTAGGATGCTCAATTATCCTGCAGGTTTTCGCTGAGACTGAGTTGTCTTCCCTGTGTGGGGAATACAAAAAAAGGAGACCAGAAGAGAGCTGAACAGGAATGGGAAGAGAATAAATAGTCTGAGCAGCAGAGTCTGAACCCAGAGCTGTTTCAGGCTTAGGACACATACAGctccttcatgctctctgaaaCCTGTACAACTTTTGCACAGAAGCATAGTCCGAATCTTGATACTCCCAGATAATGTCTAGTAGTGATGTGTACCCAAGTGACAATCAGAGCAGCAGTATAATCTGTGTGATCTGTTTTAAGTTTTACCTAAATGTTTGTAATGCACATAATTACAACACGGTACAAAATCTTACCCTTAGACAGTTGAACAGAGTCAGTGTCGATTAAACAATTATCAAGCAACTGATTACGTGATTACAATTTTGCCCCTTCTGGTGTGGgtaaaatttttaaaacttCTTGTATATCATGAGCAGCACTTTCTTACTATGTGTCCTAGATTCCATCGTAAAAAATACGGTAATTACAAATCACAAAGCAGGTTTTTGTggaataaaaaggttttaattaCAGCCATATTATGCATCATTAAATGTTTGTTCGGCTACATACTTCTGGTCAGGGCAATAATTACATGAAGATTAGCAGAAAAATCTGTTAATATGTTTACTACTGTTAACATGTACAGGTGCCTTTTTGCCCAACAGACTGTGTTGATTAGTCCTAAAAAGATTAGTCCTAAAAAGAGCCGTAAAACACTAAATCATTACATATATACTTCAAATGGGTTATACATAAAGCCAGAAGATTTCAATCAAAAGTGCAATCTAAGGAAAAACAGAGGTAAGTTGCACTTGAATAATTTTGGGATATGTATCTCAGGATATCTGAGTTCatgattttaattaataactGAATTCTGAGTTAATTGTGCACAGAAATACTTtaagtattttattctttactccAGAATGATTCAATACACATAAAATCTTAAAGCTATCCCCTTCCACATTCACATATTTACAGTGGTCACTGATATAACTGAAATACATGAACAGGATAAGTGAATGGATCAACTTTTGTTTCAATAAAGCGAACCACAATCTCATTTAGTTTCCAGGCCGCTGTAGGTCAAGCCTGTACTCAAGTAAAGTAAAGTTAGTGATCTTGGCAACCAACTCTGGCACAACAAACTCTCGGATCTTCTTGTAACCCACGTTCTCGTATAGCTTATGAGCATCTGTCTGGACAACTGAAGTATAGAGTACTACAGCTGGAAAGCCCTTCAGCTGAGCAAAATCAGTGACAGTACGGCACAGGGATTTAGCAATGCCCATGCCACGGTGTGAGTGCTTCACTGACATGCGCTTCAGCTCCAGGCAGCCCTCATTGCGCTCTGCAGGGAGACatgccaccgtgcccaccaCTCGACCCTGGCACTCGGCCACCCAAAAGCAGGAGTTGGGCGTTTCTAGGTACGTGTCCCGGATATTGTTAAGGTCTTTACGCAAGGAAACTTGGATGTATCTGGAGAACATGTAACTGATTCCCTGGCGCCCTGCAGCAAGCAGCAGGGTAACAGCCAGGATGGGCAGCAAGATGGACTTAGAGCTAGCCAGAAgtgcacagaaaacacatgctAGCAACATCTGGGTGGGTGGCTGTTTCAGTACATGCATGCAAGAGGATGGCACATGCTCGCTCATTCCAAGGGTGAAGATCTCCTTcacatcttcttcatcatcatcctcatagCGACGAATCTGCACTTCTGCCATATCCTTCAAAACCTGAACAGGTGAGATTATAAACAGGAAGCTGGTGACTTACAGCTGTGTTTACACAGATAATAACCGACTGTaaacacagggacagacacgaAGAAAGCACTTGATCATACAGACTAATAGTTTATTCACTCACCTTTAGAGCGACTCAGTGTTTATTgttcctctttttttccttcttctccgTTTTCTTCTCTAAGCTGTTAGGGATCTTTTGCGCTCTCCAGCGAGTTGGAGCACGTTTAGTATtcatgtcaaaataaaagtctctttTCCAGCGACTTTCAGGAATTTCAGCATAAAGGAAATTAGTTTGAAGGTTCAAGACATTTTTTTGGAGCCACTTTCTCGTTTTATTAAAAGCATGTAAAACAGCCAATCACAAATACTTTTATAATGATTTGTATTACAATTAATAAG
The Tachysurus vachellii isolate PV-2020 chromosome 6, HZAU_Pvac_v1, whole genome shotgun sequence genome window above contains:
- the nat8 gene encoding probable N-acetyltransferase camello; its protein translation is MAEVQIRRYEDDDEEDVKEIFTLGMSEHVPSSCMHVLKQPPTQMLLACVFCALLASSKSILLPILAVTLLLAAGRQGISYMFSRYIQVSLRKDLNNIRDTYLETPNSCFWVAECQGRVVGTVACLPAERNEGCLELKRMSVKHSHRGMGIAKSLCRTVTDFAQLKGFPAVVLYTSVVQTDAHKLYENVGYKKIREFVVPELVAKITNFTLLEYRLDLQRPGN
- the LOC132846779 gene encoding LOW QUALITY PROTEIN: uncharacterized protein LOC132846779 (The sequence of the model RefSeq protein was modified relative to this genomic sequence to represent the inferred CDS: inserted 7 bases in 4 codons; substituted 3 bases at 3 genomic stop codons), whose product is MESRTHNIIWEYQDSDYASVQKLYXGFREHEGAVCVLSLKQLWVQTLLLRLFILFPFLFSSLLVSFFXVFPTQGRQLSLSENLQDNXASYVHPGQGSWLSLTGTKAILPCXDPFGAWELKLISVRKGFRPCRSTRXTALXFAAKVERVLLFTSMMQSXKLYHNLESHKEEEFVWPSLCGRLINFLLFKYAYNLRTV